The uncultured Desulfobulbus sp. genome window below encodes:
- the panB gene encoding 3-methyl-2-oxobutanoate hydroxymethyltransferase, translating to MQPKKLTIPDIRNRKNDTPIAELTAYDYPWARVADTAGIDVILVGDSLGMVVLGYPDTVSVTMEEMIHHTKAVVRGVERALVVTDMPFGSYNSSIPAAIDNATRILKEGKADAVKLEGGVSMAPTVEAIVKAGIPVQGHIGLTPQTATSLGGFKVQGKSAQAAKQLLEDAKALEDAGCFSIVLEAIPAPLAQRITESISIPTIGIGAGADCDGQVLVIHDLVGMYDRFTPKFVKQYTKINEPMLEALRQYKAEVENRTFPTEAHSFTMKSEELDKLLQLY from the coding sequence ATGCAACCCAAGAAGCTGACCATCCCTGATATCAGAAATCGCAAAAACGACACCCCGATAGCCGAGCTGACCGCCTATGATTACCCCTGGGCCAGGGTCGCCGACACGGCTGGTATCGATGTCATTTTAGTGGGAGATAGTCTAGGCATGGTGGTGCTCGGCTATCCGGACACGGTTTCCGTGACCATGGAAGAGATGATTCATCACACCAAGGCTGTGGTGCGCGGCGTGGAGCGGGCCCTGGTGGTGACCGATATGCCCTTTGGTTCATACAACAGCTCGATTCCGGCAGCCATCGACAACGCCACCCGCATTCTCAAAGAGGGCAAGGCCGATGCGGTCAAGCTTGAGGGGGGCGTCTCCATGGCCCCAACTGTGGAAGCCATTGTCAAGGCAGGCATTCCGGTCCAGGGTCATATCGGCCTAACCCCGCAGACAGCCACCAGTTTAGGGGGCTTCAAGGTCCAGGGGAAGAGTGCCCAGGCGGCCAAACAGCTACTTGAGGATGCTAAAGCCCTTGAGGATGCGGGCTGCTTTTCTATCGTACTGGAAGCCATCCCCGCCCCGCTGGCCCAGCGCATCACCGAAAGCATCTCGATCCCCACCATCGGCATCGGTGCAGGCGCAGACTGTGATGGTCAGGTCCTGGTGATCCATGATTTGGTGGGGATGTATGACCGGTTTACGCCCAAGTTTGTCAAACAGTACACCAAAATCAATGAGCCCATGCTGGAGGCCCTGCGCCAATACAAGGCCGAGGTGGAGAATCGCACCTTCCCCACCGAGGCCCACAGCTTTACCATGAAGTCAGAAGAGTTGGATAAATTGCTCCAGCTTTACTGA
- a CDS encoding aminotransferase class I/II-fold pyridoxal phosphate-dependent enzyme: MNNEGTIRFAERMNQLPPYLFGMINKIKMEKRWQGIDVIDLGMGNPMDPTPERVTEKLVEVAADPKIHRYPVAGGMKNLKREIALYYQRKYGVALTGEDDVICTIGSKEGLSHLCLALLGPGDTVLVPSPFFPVHVYAAVIAGASVIRFPLGSEEEFLRQVTTMCQSLYPQPKLVMLNYPHNPTGILASKDFFVEMVKLAKRYNFMVINDFAYGQITYDGAVAPSLLEIPGALDVGVEFGSFSKSYNMAGWRLGYCVGNSEMVGGLAKIKGYYDYGIFSAIQVAGIVAMRDCDDTILEQVEIYQKRRDVLCEGLARMGWEVEIPKAGMFLWVKIPEPYNQMGSVKFSIEMMNRANVALAPGAGFGEEGDGYLRLALVENENRIRQALKQMKRSLAEIDQEVKAGTFALEP, encoded by the coding sequence ATGAACAATGAGGGAACCATTCGATTTGCCGAACGTATGAATCAGTTGCCACCGTACCTGTTTGGCATGATCAACAAAATCAAGATGGAGAAACGATGGCAGGGGATTGATGTTATTGACTTGGGTATGGGCAATCCCATGGACCCGACCCCGGAGCGGGTCACCGAGAAACTGGTCGAGGTGGCCGCTGATCCCAAGATCCATCGCTATCCCGTGGCCGGTGGTATGAAAAACCTCAAGCGGGAGATAGCCCTCTATTACCAGCGTAAATATGGGGTGGCGCTGACCGGAGAGGATGATGTTATCTGTACCATCGGTTCCAAAGAGGGGCTTTCCCATCTCTGCCTGGCCCTGCTCGGTCCTGGGGATACAGTCTTGGTGCCTTCTCCGTTTTTTCCGGTGCATGTCTATGCCGCAGTTATTGCTGGTGCCAGTGTGATCCGCTTTCCTCTGGGCTCGGAAGAAGAGTTCCTGCGGCAGGTGACCACCATGTGCCAGTCGCTCTATCCCCAGCCTAAGTTGGTGATGTTGAACTATCCGCACAATCCCACCGGTATCCTGGCATCAAAAGACTTTTTTGTGGAGATGGTCAAGCTGGCCAAACGCTACAACTTTATGGTGATTAATGATTTTGCCTACGGCCAGATAACCTATGATGGAGCGGTGGCCCCATCACTGTTGGAAATTCCTGGCGCCCTGGATGTGGGCGTGGAGTTCGGCTCTTTTTCCAAGTCCTACAACATGGCGGGCTGGCGACTAGGCTACTGTGTGGGTAACTCCGAGATGGTTGGCGGCTTGGCCAAGATCAAGGGCTACTATGATTACGGTATTTTTTCTGCTATCCAGGTGGCAGGGATTGTGGCCATGCGCGACTGCGACGATACCATCCTCGAGCAGGTCGAGATTTACCAGAAGCGCCGTGATGTACTCTGTGAGGGGCTTGCGCGCATGGGCTGGGAGGTGGAAATCCCCAAGGCAGGTATGTTCCTATGGGTGAAGATTCCCGAGCCCTATAACCAGATGGGCTCGGTGAAATTTTCCATCGAGATGATGAACCGGGCCAATGTGGCCCTGGCCCCGGGAGCAGGATTTGGTGAAGAAGGTGACGGCTATCTGCGCCTGGCCCTGGTTGAAAACGAAAACCGCATTCGCCAGGCGCTCAAGCAGATGAAACGCTCCTTGGCAGAGATTGATCAGGAGGTCAAGGCGGGTACCTTTGCCCTGGAGCCCTGA
- a CDS encoding 2-dehydropantoate 2-reductase, protein MEILIIGAGAMGGLFGALLAPLTNVCLMTTNSAHAAAIRQHGVQLTDMEGNTSQASVQLITHPAQYHSQADLVLICTKAGSTAAAAATAQAVLADQGLVLTLQNGLGNLERIAAQVGSDRATAGTTAQAATLLAPGQIRHAGKGPTTLASAKNCPNQQQSLAAICQLFNQAGIETSLTEDIDALLWSKLLVNVGINALVALLRVPNGALIDTPESQALMSDAVEEALAVATALGIKIDTANQQERVRQVCEQTRSNRASMLQDILRGRATEIDVINGAIVELGRQTSIPTPVNNILTRLIKALESTSAQRIDVI, encoded by the coding sequence ATGGAGATACTGATAATCGGAGCGGGTGCCATGGGCGGTTTATTTGGCGCCCTGCTTGCCCCGCTGACCAATGTCTGCCTCATGACCACCAACAGCGCCCACGCTGCGGCGATCAGGCAACATGGTGTGCAACTCACCGACATGGAGGGCAACACCTCCCAGGCCTCCGTCCAGCTCATCACCCATCCCGCCCAATACCACAGCCAGGCAGACCTGGTCTTGATCTGCACCAAGGCCGGTTCTACAGCTGCTGCCGCGGCTACAGCCCAGGCTGTACTTGCGGATCAGGGGCTGGTACTGACCCTGCAAAACGGGCTGGGCAACCTGGAGCGCATCGCAGCCCAGGTAGGCAGCGATCGCGCGACCGCCGGAACCACAGCCCAGGCAGCAACACTGCTGGCCCCGGGGCAGATACGCCATGCAGGCAAAGGGCCGACCACCTTGGCATCGGCGAAGAACTGTCCCAACCAGCAACAATCCCTTGCCGCCATCTGCCAGCTCTTCAATCAAGCCGGTATTGAGACCAGTCTCACAGAAGATATCGATGCCCTGCTCTGGTCAAAGCTACTCGTCAATGTCGGCATCAATGCTTTGGTCGCTTTATTGCGAGTGCCCAATGGTGCCCTGATTGACACCCCAGAAAGCCAGGCCCTCATGAGCGATGCCGTCGAAGAAGCCCTTGCCGTTGCCACGGCTCTGGGGATCAAGATCGATACCGCCAACCAGCAAGAACGGGTCCGTCAGGTCTGTGAACAGACTCGCTCCAACCGTGCCTCCATGCTCCAGGATATTCTCCGGGGCCGGGCCACGGAAATCGATGTCATCAACGGCGCCATCGTCGAGCTAGGACGGCAGACAAGCATTCCGACCCCAGTCAACAACATACTGACCCGATTGATTAAAGCGCTGGAATCTACCTCCGCCCAGCGGATTGATGTCATTTAA